The genomic interval TCGCGCAATACCATTATCTGGTTGCTTTAATCTTAATTTATTTATCAGCTCCTTAAACAACTCTCTATCTTCAGCTATATTTATACTATTAGGGGAAGTGCCTAATATGTTAACACCAGTATTATTTAAAATATTGCTAAGTTTTAAGGGTGTTTGACCACCAAGCTGAACAATTACACCATAGGGTTTCTCCTTTTCCACTATATTGATAACGTGTTCATATGTGAGGGGCTCAAAATATAATTTATCAGATATATCATAATCAGTGCTTACTGTTTCTGGATTACAGTTAATCATAATTGTTTGGATTCCCTCTTCCCTCAACGCCATTGAGGCATGAACACAACAGTAATCAAACTCAATCCCTTGTCCAATCCTATTTGGCCCGCTACCTAATATTATAATTTTTTTCCTATTATCACAAATTATCTCACATTCATCCTCATAAGAAGAATACATATAAGGGGTAAAGGATTCAAACTCAGCAGCACAGGTATCAACCCTCTTGTAAGTAGGTAAGATATTAGCTGATCTTCTTAGATTTTTTATATTAGCCTCTGTGGTTTCTGTAAGTAAGGCAATCCTCTTATCAGTAAAACCAATACTTTTTATAAATTTTAAATTTTCAGTATTCTTAATAAAATTTTTATCTTTCATTAATCTATCTTCAATAGTTATTATTTCATTAATCTGCTCTAAGAACCATCTATCTATCTTTGTATAATCATAGACTTCATCGGTTGATAAACCCCTTCTTAATGCATCAGCTATATAATAAATCCTTTTATCATTTGGTGTTTTTAAATTATTTATTAATTCATCGGTTATATCCTTATTTTTATCAGCTTTAAGAATGCTTTCTAAGCCATAACTATTAATTTCTAGTGAGCTTAAAGCTTTTTGTAGTGATTCCTTAAAATTTCTACCAATTGCCATTACCTCGCCAACTGACTTCATATAGGTAGAAAGAACATTTTTTGTCCCTGGAAATTTTTCAAATGTAAATCTTGGGATCTTTACAACAGTATAATCAATTGTTGGTTCAAAGGATGATGGTGTCTTTTTTGTTATATCATTTGGTATCTCGTCTAAGGTATAGCCTATGGCAAGCTTTGCTGCAATTTTAGCAATTGGGAATCCTGTAGCTTTAGAAGCAAGCGCAGAAGACCTAGAAACGCGTGGGTTCATCTCTATTACAACCTGCCTACCATTATTAGGGTTTACTGCAAATTGCACATTAGAACCACCAGTATCAACCCCGATCTCTCTCATTATCTTAATAGCCCCATTCCTCATATTTTGATATTCTACATCACTTAATGTTTGGGCAGGTGCAACTGTTATACTATCGCCTGTATGAACTCCCATAGGGTCAAAATTTTCAATGGAACATATAATAACAACATTATCGTTTAGATCCCTCATTACTTCTAACTCAAATTCTTTCCATCCTAAGACTGATTCCTCTATCAAAGCTTGATTTACTGGTGAAATATTTAATGCATATTTTATATACTCTTTAAATTCTTCAATGTTATATGCTACATTCCCACCTGTTCCGCCAAGTGTAAAAGAAGGTCTTATAATAACAGGAAAGCCAATTAAGTTAACGCTGTCTAAGGCCTCATTATAGGATTTAACATAGAAACTTTTGGGTATATCTAAATTAATGTTGCTCATTGCCATTTTAAATAGATCTCTATCCTCAGCTTTCTTTATAGATTCAATATTAGCTCCAATTAACTCTACTGAATACCTCTCTAATATGCTTTCATTATCTAATTCTAAAGCTAGATTTAGAGCAGTTTGTCCACCAACTGTGGGTAATATACAGTCAGGTCTTTCTTTTTTGATAATTTTCTCTAGAATATTTACATCTAACGGCTCAATATATGTTGCATCAGCAAGCTCGGGATCTGTCATAATAGTTGCTGGATTTGAATTAACTAGAACTATTCTTAAACCTTCTTCTTTTAAAGCCTTTATTGCTTGAGTACCTGAGTAATCAAATTCACAAGCTTGGCCAATAACAATTGGTCCTGATCCAATAATTAAGACTGATTTTAAATCTTTTCTTTTTGGCAAAGTAAATTCCTAATTAATTATTAAGTTCTTTTTCTAACAAATATAAAAAAGCTAACTTTAAAGGTTTTGTTAATATATGATTTCTACCATTTTGATCATCTTTTACAATAGAAAATATCTGTTGAACTGGAATACCCGTTAATTCAACTAATTTGGAAACTTCTATCCCCTTTCTTTTTAATTCCTCTACCAAGTTTTTTAGTTTAATACTACATAGATAAATCTCCAAATCTTTTAAAGTTTTTATATCCTCTTTATCTATTTTTGCAGTGGAAGTAAACATCCATGGTGTATATATATAGGTCAACCCCAATGCAGCTGCATGTTTACAAAACATTTTTTGAGCAGTTTTGCAATCGCATTTATATTCTAATGGGTCAGTATCTATCTTAAGTTCAACATTATAAACGCCATGATTACCTTTTATTTTACCACGAATTGTTGAGCCATCAAATTCACAATCAAAAAAGCGACCTATATAATTTTCAGCCCTTTGTAAAACCATTGTTGAGCTAATATTTTTTATCTGTTCTTCAGTTAATTTTAATAACTGCATATTACCCCCTTATTAATATAAATAACTATCCAATATTTATTAACTCTAATTTTTTGCTCCATCTATTTAGCAACGTATTTTTAATGATAAAATTTTCTTTTTTTTCTAACTGTGGATCATCTTCTAAGATATCTAGCGCATCCTTTCTTGCTCTATTTAAAATGAGGAGGTCTCTTACAATATTTGAAAATTTAAAATCAGGCAATCCTGACTGTTTTACACCAAAAAAATCCCCAGGGCCTCTCAACTCTAAATCAGTTTCAGATATCTTAAAGCCATCACTGCATTTAACAAGAGCTTCAATCCTTTTTCTTGCTTCTTCAGAAAGATTTTTTCCGTTATAGACTAACAAACAATAAGATTGATATTCATTTCTTCCAATTCTACCCCTTAATTGATGTAACTGAGATAATCCAAACCTTTCAGCATTTTCTATAACCATTATTGTGGCTTCTTTTATATCCACCCCAACCTCTACAACTGTTGTAGAAACTAATACTTTTATTTTGCCATATTTAAAAGAACTAATCAATTCTCTCTTTTCATTGGCAGATAATTTTCCATGTAATAAGCCAACAATGTCTCTTCCAAATATATTTTGTAATTTTTCATAGTTTCTAGTTGCATCTTTAAGGGCAATTTTTTCGCTTTCACTTATTAGGGGATATATAAAATATGCCTTAAACCCCTTTTTTAGCTCCCTACTTACAAATTCATAAACTTTTTCAATATCTTTTTCTTCATAGGCCTTTGTTATAACCTCTTTTCTCCCCGGAGGCATTTCATCAATAATACTTATATCTAGATCACCATAAAAGGTTAAAGCTAGAGATCTTGGAATAGGTGTGGCAGTCATTAATAGCATATTAGGTCTATAGCCTTTCTCCATTAAGAGTTTTCTCTGGATTACCCCAAATCTATGTTGTTCATCAACAACTGCTAATCCTAAACTTTTAAAAAGAATATCTTCCTGAATAAGAGCATGGGTGCCAATAATTATACCATTAACACCTGATTTTGTTTTTTCTTTTATTTCACTTTTTTCTTTTTTTGGAGTTGAACCAGTAATTAAGTCAATCTTGATATTGCTTTTCTCTAAATACTTTATAAAATTTAAATAATGTTGTTCCGCTAAAACCTCGGTAGGTGCTATAATAGCTACTTGATGATTCTCTCTAACAGTTAAAACTGAAGCAATTAATGCAATAACAGTTTTCCCGCTTCCTACATCACCTTGCAATAATCTATTCATTTGTTTGGTTGAATTTAGATCATTAATTATCTCAGCTAATACTCGTTTTTGTGATTTTGTTAAGGGAAAGGGTATAAAGTCTTTTAAGGAGTATAGATCTTGCTTTTTTATATTTAGAGCTATACCTTTAGATTTTTCATAATCTGCTTTTTTTGTTAATAATCCTAATTGTAAATATAATAGTTCCTCATAGATAAAGCGTTCAATAGCAGGATGTGTTTTATTAGCTAATGCATTTATATTTTCATCTATATTAGGTTTATGTATAACATATAAAGCTTCAGAGACATTTGGATAAGAATATTTATTAAGCACTTTAGCAGGTAATGTTTCTTCAAACATATTTAAATATTTTGAGAGAGCGCTGTTTAGAAGATTATAGAAATATTTTTTCTTTATATTTTTAGGAAGTTGATATATAGGTTTAACAGTATTTATATCACTATCATTTATAAACTCTGGATGGAAAATAGCTGGTCTTGAGTTAAAACGTTGAATAACCCCATAAAAACAATATTTTTTACCCTCTTTTAAAAGTGAAAGAGGGTAGTTTTTGTTAAAATGTAGCCATATAATGTAAAAATATAAATTGTTTTGACCTTTAAAGAAGGCCTGTAACATTTTTTTTCCACTTTTTGTTCTAACAATATCATATTTTAGTAAAATCCCTTTTAAGACTGACTCATTGCTATTTATGTCAACAACTAACCTATCATACTTGTATGGAAAATGGGTTATTAGATCGTAGATACTTTTTATACCAAATTTTTTTAAATATTTTATTGTTTTATTAGGGGTACTACTTAATTCTTCTATATCAATATCACTTAAATTATTATTATTTTCTTCTTTATCACTTAGTAAAGGCATTGTTTCAGTTAGTAAACTATCTATTTGATTTGCAGTAACATTATTTTTATCTATGTGTTCTAATTTTTCTTTAAGATTTGGTGATAATCTAGAAAGTTCATCACTAATAGATTTTAAATAATATTTAGGATTACTATTCCTGAGGTTATTTTTTATTAAATATAATTTATTTTTTAAATTATATAAATTTTTTTGCATTTATACATTTTTCATTTTGTCCTGCTCTTCACTAGTTAGAAGATTAGCTGTATTAATTATTATAATTAGATCGCTGTTGATTTTTGCAATACCTTCAACAAACTTTCTACTAATTGATTGTCCAGTAACATTCTTTTCTATTAAATTTTCAGATATAGATATTACTTTATCGACATCATCAATAACAAAACCAACATATTTATTTTTAATAGATATTATTATTATTTTATTATCCTCATTATTTTGTGAACCCTCACTTGAGTTACTCAATTTAAACCTTTTAGCTAAATCAACAACAGGTACTATCTTGCCCCTAAAGTGTATAATTCCCTCTAAAAACTCTAATCCTCGGGGGACATCTACGACTACACTTTTTTTTATAACCTCTACTACATTTTCAATGGAAAAAGCAAACTTTTCACCAGCTAAACTAAAAATGACAAATTGTTTATCCATATGTGTTAAATATTATAACATAAATAATAAATAAATTACAATAATTATTAATAGAGGTTAAGCTTGTATATAAAATATTTTATTATCAATTAATCTAGTGCCACCAACATAAACAGCCAAAGCT from Deferribacterota bacterium carries:
- the carB gene encoding carbamoyl-phosphate synthase large subunit, which produces MPKRKDLKSVLIIGSGPIVIGQACEFDYSGTQAIKALKEEGLRIVLVNSNPATIMTDPELADATYIEPLDVNILEKIIKKERPDCILPTVGGQTALNLALELDNESILERYSVELIGANIESIKKAEDRDLFKMAMSNINLDIPKSFYVKSYNEALDSVNLIGFPVIIRPSFTLGGTGGNVAYNIEEFKEYIKYALNISPVNQALIEESVLGWKEFELEVMRDLNDNVVIICSIENFDPMGVHTGDSITVAPAQTLSDVEYQNMRNGAIKIMREIGVDTGGSNVQFAVNPNNGRQVVIEMNPRVSRSSALASKATGFPIAKIAAKLAIGYTLDEIPNDITKKTPSSFEPTIDYTVVKIPRFTFEKFPGTKNVLSTYMKSVGEVMAIGRNFKESLQKALSSLEINSYGLESILKADKNKDITDELINNLKTPNDKRIYYIADALRRGLSTDEVYDYTKIDRWFLEQINEIITIEDRLMKDKNFIKNTENLKFIKSIGFTDKRIALLTETTEANIKNLRRSANILPTYKRVDTCAAEFESFTPYMYSSYEDECEIICDNRKKIIILGSGPNRIGQGIEFDYCCVHASMALREEGIQTIMINCNPETVSTDYDISDKLYFEPLTYEHVINIVEKEKPYGVIVQLGGQTPLKLSNILNNTGVNILGTSPNSINIAEDRELFKELINKLRLKQPDNGIARNYEEALAIANKIGYPVVVRPSYVLGGRAMEIVYDEHSLEEYIEKAVYASEEHPVLIDKFLENALELDVDAISDGIETYVAAIMEHIEEAGIHSGDSACSIPSRNIDYDTRKEIERQTKQIAKELNIIGLLNIQFAVKGSDIFVLEVNPRASRTIPYVSKSIGIPLAKIATKIMIGKKLKEFNININKELHYYTVKEAVFPFNRFLETDPILGPEMRSTGEVMGIDENYGMAYFKAQMSAFNRLPKGGTVFISVKDSVKTKIYPIAKKLLSLGFKIVSTKGTYNFLKSKNLIVSHVLKVNEGRPNIVDLIKNGDIDFVINVPEGKKSRLDTNSIRSCVIRYNIPYVTTVEAADASVKGIEAFKNGELKVKSLQEYYKIYATNE
- the recG gene encoding ATP-dependent DNA helicase RecG produces the protein MQKNLYNLKNKLYLIKNNLRNSNPKYYLKSISDELSRLSPNLKEKLEHIDKNNVTANQIDSLLTETMPLLSDKEENNNNLSDIDIEELSSTPNKTIKYLKKFGIKSIYDLITHFPYKYDRLVVDINSNESVLKGILLKYDIVRTKSGKKMLQAFFKGQNNLYFYIIWLHFNKNYPLSLLKEGKKYCFYGVIQRFNSRPAIFHPEFINDSDINTVKPIYQLPKNIKKKYFYNLLNSALSKYLNMFEETLPAKVLNKYSYPNVSEALYVIHKPNIDENINALANKTHPAIERFIYEELLYLQLGLLTKKADYEKSKGIALNIKKQDLYSLKDFIPFPLTKSQKRVLAEIINDLNSTKQMNRLLQGDVGSGKTVIALIASVLTVRENHQVAIIAPTEVLAEQHYLNFIKYLEKSNIKIDLITGSTPKKEKSEIKEKTKSGVNGIIIGTHALIQEDILFKSLGLAVVDEQHRFGVIQRKLLMEKGYRPNMLLMTATPIPRSLALTFYGDLDISIIDEMPPGRKEVITKAYEEKDIEKVYEFVSRELKKGFKAYFIYPLISESEKIALKDATRNYEKLQNIFGRDIVGLLHGKLSANEKRELISSFKYGKIKVLVSTTVVEVGVDIKEATIMVIENAERFGLSQLHQLRGRIGRNEYQSYCLLVYNGKNLSEEARKRIEALVKCSDGFKISETDLELRGPGDFFGVKQSGLPDFKFSNIVRDLLILNRARKDALDILEDDPQLEKKENFIIKNTLLNRWSKKLELINIG
- a CDS encoding chemotaxis protein CheW — its product is MDKQFVIFSLAGEKFAFSIENVVEVIKKSVVVDVPRGLEFLEGIIHFRGKIVPVVDLAKRFKLSNSSEGSQNNEDNKIIIISIKNKYVGFVIDDVDKVISISENLIEKNVTGQSISRKFVEGIAKINSDLIIIINTANLLTSEEQDKMKNV